In one Neobacillus sp. WH10 genomic region, the following are encoded:
- a CDS encoding DUF3923 family protein, protein MKMIIWWVINIVWVFIFAVGAIFIGVRKVDGAGAVQTPEIRMVSFAILGIAFLFVLLIQLVFLYFARKKYNISE, encoded by the coding sequence ATGAAAATGATAATATGGTGGGTTATAAATATTGTATGGGTATTCATTTTTGCTGTTGGAGCAATATTTATTGGGGTAAGAAAAGTTGACGGTGCAGGGGCAGTTCAGACTCCTGAAATAAGAATGGTATCATTCGCTATTTTGGGTATTGCATTTTTATTTGTTTTACTAATTCAACTAGTTTTCCTTTATTTTGCTAGAAAAAAATACAACATATCGGAATGA
- a CDS encoding DinB family protein, with the protein MFTSVNDFLNEWKHEAAVTQKVLDLLTDESLNQEVSPGLYSIGSLAWHITGATYYFPSQVGIKFEIPDLQKEAPKSAAEISEIYKTVSQRLTQAFSEQVSDEKLNKMVNLFGMDMPIQAVFRLLIQHQAHHRGQLTVLMRQADLKVPGVYGPSKEEWEAMNAQKN; encoded by the coding sequence ATGTTTACATCAGTAAATGATTTCTTAAATGAATGGAAACATGAAGCAGCTGTTACCCAAAAAGTGCTGGATTTGCTGACGGATGAATCGTTGAATCAGGAGGTTTCTCCAGGATTATACAGCATTGGAAGCCTGGCTTGGCACATTACTGGAGCAACATACTACTTTCCTTCACAGGTTGGAATAAAATTTGAGATTCCTGATCTTCAAAAAGAGGCACCGAAATCAGCTGCTGAAATCAGCGAGATTTACAAAACAGTAAGTCAGAGGTTAACACAAGCATTTTCTGAACAGGTTTCAGATGAAAAATTGAACAAAATGGTGAATTTATTTGGAATGGACATGCCAATTCAAGCTGTTTTCCGTTTGCTAATTCAACATCAGGCCCATCATCGCGGACAATTGACTGTCCTTATGAGACAAGCTGACTTGAAAGTTCCTGGCGTATATGGTCCTAGCAAAGAAGAATGGGAAGCAATGAATGCTCAAAAGAACTGA
- a CDS encoding IS110 family transposase produces the protein MKDTIKYVGLDVSKEKIAVAIADEGRDEPRYWGMIPNTPESIRKLIKKLGEKENLRVCYEAGPTGYCLYRFFLSLGIECEVIAPSLIPKKPGERIKTDRRDSIKLAKLFRAGELTSVYVPTEDDEALRDLVRAREDAKEDELRAKHRLSKFLLRNDIHPPFKGKKWTRRYREWLNTLKFERSASKVVFQEYLHHLQEIEQRVKRLEEEIKLQSTEGYHAPMIQALQSLRGIAMITATSLVAEIGSFKRFASPKKFMSYIGLIPSESSSGEIRRQGNITKTGNRHVRRLLVEAAWSYRFPPAIKGDLKKRLEGQLPNVQMISWKAQNRLHKKYFRLLSRGKSFGKALTAVARELAGFIWAVTQEIENNTIAK, from the coding sequence ATGAAGGATACCATAAAATATGTAGGTTTAGACGTTTCAAAAGAAAAAATTGCCGTTGCCATTGCAGATGAAGGTCGTGATGAGCCAAGGTATTGGGGAATGATTCCTAACACACCGGAATCCATTAGAAAGTTAATAAAAAAGCTTGGAGAAAAAGAGAATCTTCGAGTGTGTTATGAAGCTGGACCAACTGGCTATTGTTTATATCGGTTTTTTCTTAGCCTAGGAATTGAATGTGAAGTGATCGCACCATCTTTAATCCCTAAAAAACCAGGTGAGCGCATCAAAACTGACCGTAGGGATTCGATTAAACTAGCAAAATTATTCCGTGCAGGTGAATTAACGTCTGTTTATGTGCCGACAGAAGATGATGAAGCCCTTCGGGATTTAGTTCGTGCCCGTGAAGATGCCAAAGAAGATGAATTAAGAGCCAAACATCGATTATCGAAATTCCTTTTACGCAATGATATTCACCCTCCTTTCAAAGGAAAAAAGTGGACTCGTAGATATCGTGAATGGTTAAATACTCTAAAATTTGAGCGTTCTGCATCCAAAGTAGTTTTTCAAGAGTATCTGCACCATTTGCAAGAAATTGAGCAAAGGGTAAAACGGTTAGAGGAAGAAATAAAATTACAATCAACCGAAGGTTACCATGCGCCAATGATTCAAGCACTCCAATCATTAAGGGGAATAGCTATGATTACAGCTACTAGTCTTGTGGCTGAGATTGGATCATTTAAAAGATTTGCTTCTCCAAAAAAATTTATGTCTTACATTGGGTTAATTCCAAGTGAAAGTTCTAGTGGTGAAATCAGAAGGCAAGGGAATATTACCAAAACAGGAAATCGTCATGTTCGTCGTTTGCTTGTAGAAGCAGCCTGGAGTTATCGATTTCCGCCTGCTATAAAGGGGGATTTAAAGAAAAGACTCGAAGGACAGTTGCCCAATGTTCAAATGATCTCATGGAAAGCTCAAAATCGCCTGCATAAAAAGTATTTTCGTTTACTATCACGTGGAAAGTCATTTGGGAAGGCACTAACAGCCGTTGCAAGAGAATTAGCAGGATTTATCTGGGCAGTAACTCAAGAGATTGAAAATAACACTATTGCAAAGTAA